Proteins encoded together in one Vicinamibacterales bacterium window:
- a CDS encoding MFS transporter has product MAGKPTRDAGGGETADPRTSDLTTAMGSYRWVICALIFLATTVNYVDRQILALIKEFLDKELGWSNEQFGLVNSAFQGAYAVGLFVFGWFIDRYGTKIGYTVSITLWSVAAMSHALVGSVTGFFAARIFLGASEGGNFPAAIKAIALWFPKRERAFATAIFNSGTNVGAIIAPALVPAIAITLGWRWAFIFAGAAGFAWLLLWIPFYDVPERQTRVTREELAYISSDRDSEEANAKPIGWRRALGCRQAWGFIIAKFMTDPVWWFFLIWLPAYFLQTRGLDIKKSWLHLVTIYVIVTVLSIAGGWLTGYFQTRGWSVTRARKTGMFLFALCVLPILFVTRVGDWPAVLLIGLAGAAHQAWSANLFTTTSDVFAKKDVATITGLGGMAGAIGGVLFPWFSGRLIDQFKAAGNVSGGYAILFAICASAYLVSFVIHHLLVPKLEPLAIVEPAEKG; this is encoded by the coding sequence GTGGCCGGAAAACCGACGCGCGATGCCGGTGGTGGGGAGACTGCTGACCCGCGGACGTCCGACCTGACGACGGCGATGGGTTCGTATCGATGGGTCATTTGCGCCCTCATATTCCTGGCGACCACGGTCAACTACGTCGACCGGCAGATCCTCGCTCTGATCAAGGAGTTCCTGGACAAGGAGTTGGGCTGGAGCAACGAGCAGTTCGGCCTCGTCAACTCGGCGTTTCAGGGCGCGTACGCGGTCGGATTGTTCGTCTTCGGCTGGTTCATCGATCGCTACGGCACGAAGATCGGGTACACCGTGTCGATCACGCTCTGGAGTGTGGCGGCGATGAGCCACGCGCTCGTGGGCTCCGTGACGGGCTTCTTTGCGGCACGCATCTTCCTGGGCGCCAGCGAGGGCGGCAACTTCCCGGCCGCGATCAAGGCGATCGCATTGTGGTTTCCAAAGCGCGAACGTGCGTTTGCCACCGCCATCTTCAATTCCGGCACCAACGTCGGGGCCATCATCGCGCCGGCTCTCGTGCCGGCCATCGCCATCACGCTCGGCTGGCGCTGGGCGTTCATCTTCGCCGGCGCGGCGGGGTTCGCCTGGCTCCTCCTCTGGATACCCTTCTACGACGTGCCCGAACGTCAGACGCGCGTGACGCGGGAAGAACTCGCCTACATCAGCAGCGACCGTGACAGCGAGGAGGCGAACGCGAAACCGATCGGATGGCGGCGGGCCCTGGGCTGCCGCCAGGCGTGGGGGTTCATCATCGCGAAGTTCATGACGGACCCGGTGTGGTGGTTCTTCCTGATCTGGCTGCCCGCCTACTTCCTCCAGACCCGCGGCCTGGACATCAAGAAGAGCTGGCTCCACCTGGTGACGATCTACGTCATCGTCACCGTGCTGAGCATCGCTGGCGGGTGGCTCACCGGCTACTTTCAGACACGCGGGTGGAGCGTCACGCGTGCGCGGAAGACGGGGATGTTCCTCTTCGCGCTGTGCGTGCTTCCCATCCTGTTCGTGACCAGAGTGGGGGACTGGCCGGCCGTGTTGCTCATCGGTCTCGCCGGTGCGGCGCACCAAGCCTGGTCGGCGAATCTGTTCACGACGACGTCCGATGTCTTCGCCAAGAAGGACGTGGCGACGATCACAGGCCTCGGCGGCATGGCGGGGGCGATCGGCGGCGTGCTGTTCCCGTGGTTCTCGGGCCGGCTGATCGATCAGTTCAAGGCGGCCGGCAACGTGAGCGGCGGCTACGCAATTCTGTTCGCCATCTGTGCGTCGGCGTACCTCGTATCGTTCGTCATCCACCATCTCCTGGTCCCGAAGCTCGAGCCGCTGGCGATTGTGGAGCCGGCGGAGAAGGGGTAG
- a CDS encoding TonB-dependent receptor codes for MARSHGKLLLMVAAILLLAVPIVSAQATTGRISGIVKDASGGVLPGVAVTVTETRTGFIRTDVTDSQGGYVFVNLPLGDYTVGADLQGFKKALKSGYVLVADGRLSADFALEVGAFSEVVQVTVQAETVNTVSGELARTVDRAQVQDLALNGRNYMQMVTLVPGAPLVDTTAPLDIMTGLGINTTVNGSRTNASLLTVDGGFNMDGGSNNSQISNVGIDFIDQVSVKTSNFSAEYGRNSGAAINVVTRSGSNMFKGSVFEYMRRNAWDQNDYFNNLKGIAKGKLTYDNPGFSLGGPIAKDKIFFFGGMEWKRIRRLTSPSTRTLPTSLMRSGNFSQLTATIKDPLTGKAFSGNVIPPNRITADGRAIANVYDAMSKVAAQYNDNLLTNNTVFQDDNPFDFRQEMFRVDYQPTGSHRLTTRLVFDHYNLVEPGGTFINSQMPTVPTNRLRPGRNVQINHYWTLKNNLINEAKFNYSGNGQIIPPVGDRWKRGTYGFAFPQIYSGGGNYPDSIPDVTVQSYASFNGAAQSLISPTWDYSFSDNVTWLKGNHTLKAGMLYVYNQKDQNGRSAYDGTVSFSTTGNTNSTGNAFADALLGYYRTYQEAQLDPMGYFRYHQYEAFVSDAWRVSDRLSVEVGLRYAWQMPTITLGNNTTSFDPAKYNSAQAVTILPNGTIVPGTGNRYNGLTRPGEVPSGQVANVPNATNPAVQSIPIAASDGYYQRQNLLAPRFSFAWKPFGNDSTAIRGGAGLFYDRPEGNLYFALVNNPPFSLSSSYENGNLANPGGGTASALAPWASMNALDPNLKIPRVWNWSLGVQRELGFWGLFAEVTYVGNKGQNLIRQPDINRPTFADLQANAVGAKANTNYLRPYKGYSNILIRLSDAESKYNALQLFLSRRRGSINFTVNYTYSRSWDNGSGNGDNLDTGADWRDLSYNWGPSDNDRRHVFVSTWTYRLPFWLNRKDVLGSLVSGWEISGITRLQSGAPFSVSGNTAIGGRRADFSGGSEQASDVGTLRADNSISWLDPTKFSSAPESRLGNSGRNVFYGPSLQQWDISLRKQFRLKGNMKAQFQADFFNTFNNLILRNPATTVTNAGFGTITSAAPMRNVQIGFRFMF; via the coding sequence ATGGCCAGGTCTCACGGGAAGCTCCTACTCATGGTGGCAGCGATCCTGCTGCTCGCCGTGCCCATCGTCAGTGCCCAGGCCACAACAGGCCGCATTTCGGGCATCGTCAAGGACGCCTCCGGAGGCGTCCTTCCCGGCGTGGCGGTCACCGTGACCGAGACACGCACCGGATTCATCCGCACCGATGTCACCGACTCGCAGGGTGGGTACGTCTTCGTGAACCTGCCGCTCGGTGACTACACGGTGGGCGCCGACCTCCAGGGGTTCAAGAAAGCCCTGAAGAGCGGCTATGTGCTCGTGGCCGACGGCCGGCTGTCCGCCGACTTCGCCCTCGAAGTCGGCGCGTTCTCAGAGGTCGTGCAGGTCACGGTGCAGGCCGAGACCGTGAATACGGTGTCCGGCGAGCTGGCGCGCACGGTCGATCGCGCGCAGGTGCAGGACCTGGCGTTGAACGGCCGCAACTACATGCAGATGGTGACGCTCGTCCCGGGCGCGCCGCTCGTCGACACGACCGCGCCGCTCGACATCATGACCGGCCTCGGCATCAACACGACGGTCAACGGCAGCCGGACCAATGCGAGCCTGCTGACGGTGGACGGCGGCTTCAACATGGATGGCGGCAGCAACAACAGCCAGATCAGCAACGTCGGCATCGACTTCATCGACCAGGTGAGCGTCAAGACGTCGAACTTCTCCGCCGAGTACGGCCGCAATTCAGGGGCAGCCATCAACGTCGTGACGCGCAGCGGCTCCAACATGTTCAAGGGAAGCGTGTTCGAGTACATGCGGCGTAACGCCTGGGATCAGAACGACTACTTCAACAACCTGAAGGGGATCGCCAAGGGGAAGTTGACCTACGACAACCCGGGATTCAGCCTGGGCGGCCCGATCGCGAAGGACAAGATCTTCTTCTTCGGCGGTATGGAGTGGAAGCGGATCCGGCGTCTGACGTCCCCGTCCACTCGAACGCTGCCCACCAGCCTCATGCGCAGCGGCAACTTCAGCCAGTTGACCGCGACGATCAAGGATCCGCTGACCGGCAAGGCGTTTTCGGGCAACGTCATCCCCCCCAACCGGATCACGGCCGACGGTCGCGCCATCGCGAACGTGTACGACGCGATGTCGAAGGTCGCGGCGCAGTACAACGACAACCTCCTGACCAACAACACGGTCTTCCAGGATGACAACCCGTTCGATTTCCGACAGGAGATGTTCCGCGTCGACTACCAGCCGACCGGCTCGCACCGGTTGACCACACGGCTCGTCTTCGACCACTACAACCTCGTCGAGCCCGGGGGCACCTTCATCAACTCGCAGATGCCGACCGTCCCGACCAACCGCCTGCGGCCTGGTCGCAACGTTCAGATCAACCACTACTGGACGCTGAAGAACAACCTCATCAACGAGGCGAAGTTCAACTACTCGGGGAACGGCCAGATCATCCCGCCGGTCGGCGACAGGTGGAAGCGCGGCACGTACGGCTTTGCGTTCCCGCAGATCTACAGCGGCGGCGGCAACTATCCCGACAGCATCCCGGACGTCACCGTTCAGAGCTACGCGAGCTTCAACGGTGCGGCACAGTCGCTGATCTCGCCCACGTGGGACTACTCGTTCTCGGACAACGTGACGTGGCTGAAGGGAAATCACACGCTCAAGGCCGGGATGCTGTACGTCTACAACCAGAAGGACCAGAACGGCCGCTCAGCCTACGACGGAACCGTGAGCTTCTCGACCACGGGCAACACGAACTCGACCGGCAACGCCTTCGCCGACGCGCTCCTCGGCTACTACCGGACCTACCAGGAAGCGCAGCTCGACCCGATGGGCTATTTCCGGTACCACCAGTACGAGGCGTTCGTGTCCGACGCGTGGCGCGTGAGCGATCGATTGAGCGTGGAAGTGGGTCTGCGCTACGCGTGGCAGATGCCGACGATCACGCTGGGCAACAATACGACCAGCTTCGACCCGGCGAAGTACAATTCGGCGCAGGCCGTGACCATCCTCCCGAATGGCACCATCGTTCCCGGCACGGGCAACCGTTACAACGGCCTGACGCGCCCCGGCGAAGTGCCGTCCGGCCAGGTCGCCAACGTCCCGAACGCCACCAACCCGGCGGTGCAGAGCATTCCGATCGCGGCGTCGGACGGCTACTACCAGCGCCAGAACCTGTTGGCGCCGCGCTTCAGCTTCGCGTGGAAGCCGTTCGGGAACGACTCCACGGCCATTCGCGGCGGTGCGGGATTGTTCTACGACCGGCCCGAAGGGAACCTGTATTTTGCATTGGTCAACAACCCGCCGTTCTCGCTGAGTTCCTCCTACGAGAATGGCAACCTGGCGAACCCCGGCGGCGGAACGGCATCCGCGCTGGCGCCCTGGGCCAGCATGAACGCGCTCGATCCGAACCTCAAGATCCCGAGGGTGTGGAACTGGAGCCTTGGCGTGCAGCGCGAGTTGGGGTTCTGGGGCCTGTTCGCTGAAGTCACGTATGTCGGAAACAAGGGCCAGAACCTGATTCGCCAGCCCGACATCAACCGGCCCACCTTCGCGGATCTGCAGGCCAACGCAGTGGGCGCGAAGGCCAACACGAACTACCTCAGGCCGTACAAGGGCTACTCGAACATCCTCATCCGGCTGTCGGACGCCGAGTCGAAGTACAACGCGTTGCAGTTGTTCCTCAGCCGCAGGCGCGGCAGCATCAACTTCACGGTCAACTACACCTATTCGCGTTCCTGGGACAACGGCAGCGGCAACGGGGACAACCTGGACACGGGCGCCGATTGGCGCGACCTCAGCTACAACTGGGGGCCGAGCGATAACGATCGCCGGCATGTCTTTGTCAGCACCTGGACCTACCGCCTGCCCTTCTGGTTGAACCGGAAGGACGTCCTGGGCAGCCTGGTCAGCGGATGGGAGATCTCGGGCATCACGCGCCTGCAGTCGGGCGCCCCGTTCTCGGTGTCCGGCAACACCGCGATTGGCGGCCGGCGCGCCGACTTCAGCGGCGGCAGCGAGCAGGCGTCGGACGTCGGCACGCTCCGCGCCGACAACAGCATTTCCTGGCTCGATCCCACCAAGTTCAGCTCGGCTCCGGAGAGCCGGCTGGGCAACAGCGGCCGCAACGTGTTCTACGGGCCCAGCCTCCAGCAGTGGGACATCTCCCTTCGGAAGCAGTTCCGGCTGAAGGGCAACATGAAGGCGCAGTTCCAGGCGGACTTCTTCAACACCTTCAACAACCTGATCCTCCGCAACCCGGCGACGACGGTGACCAACGCCGGATTCGGAACGATCACGTCGGCGGCGCCGATGCGCAACGTGCAGATCGGCTTCCGGTTCATGTTCTAG
- a CDS encoding sugar phosphate isomerase/epimerase family protein, translating to MASDYSRRAFLTTLGAVAAASSGSLAAGRSVIAASIRSAANATPSAFKVSVLTDEISQDLGHALEVATQEFGLGWVELRELWNKNITRLDDKEIAEAKRLIEGRQLRVSAIASPVFKVDWPGAPRSPFGSKDDSYKADFVFAQQDEVLERSFELARRLGTDHIRIFDFWRLDDPAPYRAAMDDKLRQAADKAAKLGLVLVLENEYACNTATSAESIRTLDAVRSRAFKLNWDPGNAGMRGDAAFPDGYARLPKDRIGHVHCKNVSRKAGGGFEWSEMGTGLIDWTAQFRALLKDGYHGPVTLETHWRGAGTPEASTRVAWTSMKRQLQEARAF from the coding sequence ATGGCATCCGATTACTCTCGGCGCGCGTTCCTGACGACGCTTGGCGCAGTGGCTGCGGCCTCGTCGGGGTCGCTCGCGGCGGGCCGCTCGGTGATCGCCGCCTCGATACGGTCGGCAGCCAACGCCACGCCTTCGGCGTTCAAGGTCTCCGTGCTGACCGACGAGATCAGCCAGGACCTCGGCCACGCGCTCGAGGTGGCGACGCAGGAGTTCGGCCTCGGGTGGGTGGAACTCCGCGAGTTGTGGAACAAGAACATCACCCGGCTCGACGACAAGGAGATTGCCGAGGCGAAGCGCCTGATCGAAGGCCGTCAACTGCGCGTGAGCGCGATCGCGTCGCCGGTCTTCAAGGTCGATTGGCCCGGTGCGCCGAGATCGCCCTTCGGGTCCAAGGACGACTCGTACAAGGCGGATTTCGTCTTCGCGCAACAGGACGAGGTGCTCGAACGATCGTTCGAGCTGGCCAGGAGACTCGGCACCGACCACATCCGGATCTTCGACTTCTGGCGCCTCGACGATCCCGCCCCGTACCGCGCGGCGATGGACGACAAGCTCCGACAGGCGGCGGACAAGGCGGCGAAGCTGGGCCTCGTGCTCGTCCTGGAGAACGAATACGCCTGCAACACCGCGACGTCGGCCGAGTCGATCCGTACGCTCGACGCCGTGCGGTCGCGCGCCTTCAAACTGAACTGGGATCCCGGCAACGCCGGCATGCGCGGTGATGCGGCCTTTCCCGACGGCTACGCGCGGCTGCCCAAGGACCGCATCGGTCATGTTCACTGCAAGAACGTTTCTCGCAAGGCCGGCGGCGGATTCGAGTGGTCCGAGATGGGGACGGGCCTGATCGACTGGACGGCGCAGTTCCGGGCCCTGCTGAAGGATGGTTACCACGGCCCGGTCACGCTCGAAACGCACTGGCGCGGCGCCGGCACTCCGGAGGCCTCGACGCGCGTCGCGTGGACGAGCATGAAGCGCCAGTTGCAGGAGGCCCGGGCGTTCTAG
- a CDS encoding Gfo/Idh/MocA family oxidoreductase → MKSRREFLKTAAVGTAGWAVGMNASSYARILGANDRVNFAIAGLHGRGLAHLECLKLVPNAMVTHICDVDRREFPKFAAAAQAAFKQAPIQVQDFRKALESKDVDVITVATPEHWHAPMAILGLQAGKHVYVEKPSSHNPREGELLLEAQKKYGKLVQCGNQQRSSAHTIEIMAKIKEGLIGRPYFGKAWYSNTRGPIGVGKPVPVPPELDWDLWQGPAPRRPYKDNIHPYNWHWLWHWGTGETLNNGTHEVDLCRWALGVDYPNRVSAAGGRYHFKDDWEFYDTLVTSFEYADQMITWEGMCCQGKQYYGRGRGATIHGTKGTVLIDRGGYQVYDLHDKLLTEVKAERGGETQDLRSIDSMTTAHFKNLVDGIRSGAPLRAPVRDGQIGVTMLLLSNIAWKTGRVLNLEATTGRIQNDPDAMKLWGREYETGWEPKV, encoded by the coding sequence ATGAAATCGCGACGCGAGTTCCTAAAGACAGCGGCCGTCGGCACGGCGGGCTGGGCGGTCGGGATGAACGCTTCGAGCTACGCCCGCATCCTCGGCGCCAACGATCGCGTGAACTTCGCCATCGCCGGGCTCCACGGCCGTGGCCTCGCCCACCTGGAGTGCCTGAAGCTCGTTCCGAACGCGATGGTCACGCATATCTGCGACGTGGACCGCCGCGAGTTCCCGAAGTTCGCCGCCGCGGCCCAGGCGGCCTTCAAGCAGGCACCGATCCAGGTGCAGGACTTCCGGAAGGCGCTCGAATCGAAGGACGTGGACGTCATCACCGTCGCGACTCCCGAGCACTGGCATGCCCCGATGGCCATCCTCGGACTGCAGGCGGGCAAGCACGTCTACGTCGAGAAGCCGTCCAGCCACAACCCGCGAGAGGGCGAACTGCTGCTGGAGGCCCAGAAGAAATACGGGAAGCTGGTCCAGTGCGGCAACCAGCAGCGCTCCTCCGCCCACACGATCGAGATCATGGCGAAGATCAAGGAAGGGCTGATTGGCCGGCCGTACTTCGGCAAAGCCTGGTACAGCAACACACGCGGGCCGATCGGTGTCGGCAAGCCGGTGCCCGTCCCGCCTGAACTCGACTGGGATCTCTGGCAGGGCCCGGCGCCGCGCCGGCCGTACAAGGACAACATCCATCCCTACAACTGGCATTGGCTCTGGCACTGGGGGACCGGCGAGACGCTCAACAACGGCACGCACGAAGTGGACCTGTGCCGCTGGGCGCTTGGCGTGGACTACCCGAACCGCGTCTCGGCCGCCGGCGGCCGCTACCACTTCAAGGACGACTGGGAGTTCTACGACACTCTGGTGACCAGCTTCGAGTACGCCGACCAGATGATCACGTGGGAAGGCATGTGCTGCCAGGGCAAGCAGTACTATGGCCGCGGCCGCGGCGCGACCATACACGGCACCAAGGGCACGGTGCTCATCGACCGCGGCGGATACCAGGTCTACGACCTTCACGACAAGCTCCTGACCGAGGTCAAGGCCGAGCGCGGCGGTGAGACGCAGGACCTGCGCAGCATCGACTCGATGACGACCGCGCACTTCAAGAACCTGGTGGACGGGATCCGCTCCGGCGCACCGCTGCGCGCGCCGGTGCGAGATGGTCAGATCGGGGTGACGATGCTGCTGCTGTCGAACATCGCGTGGAAGACGGGCCGCGTGCTGAACCTCGAGGCGACGACCGGCCGGATCCAGAACGACCCGGACGCCATGAAGTTGTGGGGACGCGAGTACGAGACGGGGTGGGAGCCGAAGGTCTAG
- the uxaC gene encoding glucuronate isomerase codes for MQPFLNEDFLLESDVAVDLFHRFAEGMPIIDYHCHLSPDQMAADHRFRSITEIWLDGDHYKWRAMRSNGVPERFCTGDASDWEKFEAWARTVPDAVRSPLYHWAHMELRRPFGVGELLSPATAKAVFDRCNERLLEDGFTALGLLRGFRVAVVCTTDDPVDALDAHRRLAARPDPETRVYPTWRPDKVFAVEDPQALNAWVGHLEQASGVAVGGRFDSLLEALKVRHDFFHAMGCRASDHGLETMFAEAWTREEVAAAFDRVRTGRVLEPAAALRLKSALVHELALLDHARGWVQQFHLGALRNNNTRLRRQLGPDTGFDSIGDFEVARPLARFLDRLDETNQLAKTILYNLNPRDNALVATMAGNFQDGSVPGKMQYGAAWWFLDQLDGMTQQMNALSNMGLLARFVGMVTDSRSFLSYSRHEYFRRLLCNLIGEDVRRGLLPDDREALGRVVQKICFFNARDYFGFPLGRAGAV; via the coding sequence ATGCAACCGTTTCTGAACGAGGACTTCCTGCTCGAGAGCGACGTGGCAGTGGACCTGTTCCACCGCTTTGCCGAGGGCATGCCGATCATCGATTACCACTGCCACCTCTCGCCAGACCAGATGGCAGCGGACCATCGTTTCCGGTCGATCACCGAGATCTGGCTGGACGGCGATCACTACAAGTGGCGCGCGATGCGGTCCAACGGCGTGCCCGAGCGCTTCTGCACTGGCGACGCGTCGGACTGGGAGAAGTTCGAGGCATGGGCGCGGACCGTGCCCGATGCCGTGCGCAGCCCGCTCTATCACTGGGCACACATGGAACTGCGCCGGCCCTTCGGCGTCGGCGAGTTGCTGTCGCCGGCGACGGCGAAGGCGGTGTTCGATCGTTGCAACGAGCGATTGCTGGAGGATGGATTCACGGCCCTCGGCCTGCTGCGCGGCTTTCGCGTGGCGGTCGTCTGCACGACCGATGACCCGGTGGACGCGCTCGACGCGCACCGACGGTTGGCGGCCCGCCCGGATCCGGAGACCCGCGTCTACCCGACGTGGCGGCCCGACAAGGTCTTTGCCGTCGAGGATCCCCAGGCGCTCAACGCCTGGGTCGGCCACCTGGAGCAGGCGTCCGGCGTTGCGGTTGGCGGCCGCTTCGATTCCCTCCTCGAGGCACTGAAGGTGCGCCACGACTTCTTCCACGCGATGGGTTGTCGCGCGTCGGACCACGGCCTCGAGACGATGTTCGCCGAGGCCTGGACGCGCGAGGAGGTGGCTGCGGCGTTCGATCGGGTGCGCACCGGGCGGGTGCTCGAGCCCGCGGCCGCGCTGAGGCTGAAATCAGCCCTGGTGCACGAACTGGCGCTCCTCGACCACGCTCGGGGCTGGGTGCAGCAGTTCCATCTGGGCGCGCTGCGGAACAACAACACGAGGTTGCGCCGCCAGCTCGGGCCCGACACGGGCTTCGATTCGATCGGCGACTTCGAAGTAGCGCGCCCGTTGGCGCGCTTTCTCGACAGGCTGGACGAGACCAACCAGCTTGCCAAGACGATCCTGTACAACCTCAACCCGCGCGACAACGCTCTGGTCGCCACGATGGCCGGCAACTTCCAGGACGGCAGCGTGCCCGGCAAGATGCAGTACGGGGCGGCATGGTGGTTCCTCGATCAGCTCGACGGCATGACGCAGCAGATGAACGCGCTGTCGAACATGGGGCTGCTGGCGCGGTTTGTCGGGATGGTGACCGACTCCCGCAGCTTCCTGTCGTACTCGCGGCACGAGTACTTCCGGCGCCTGCTGTGCAACCTGATTGGAGAGGACGTCCGGCGGGGCCTGCTGCCGGACGATCGCGAGGCGCTCGGACGAGTGGTGCAGAAGATCTGCTTCTTCAACGCCCGCGACTACTTCGGATTCCCGCTCGGGCGCGCCGGGGCCGTGTAG
- a CDS encoding FadR/GntR family transcriptional regulator, with translation MTARPTKKVTAAELVVGRVRGSIEQGELKAGDRLPPERELAQQLGVSRPSVRSGLKSLAAMGVVQIRQGAGTFITGGPPVLGSEPLSFLAALHGFSRSQMFEARLVLEVAVAGLAAERAAPDKMIAMSDETTGMFASMDEPETFLEHDIRFHQAVAAASDNPILASVVEMIAKMFYELRRQTIGRAQDKKIAAEEHRAIYQAIRARDPERARRAMEDHLRRAARTQALEET, from the coding sequence ATGACTGCGAGACCGACGAAAAAGGTGACCGCTGCGGAACTGGTCGTGGGTCGAGTGCGGGGGTCGATCGAGCAGGGAGAGCTCAAGGCCGGTGATCGGCTGCCGCCCGAGCGCGAGCTGGCTCAGCAGCTTGGTGTGAGCCGGCCCAGTGTTCGCTCCGGGCTCAAGAGTCTCGCCGCCATGGGAGTCGTGCAGATTCGGCAGGGCGCGGGCACGTTCATCACCGGCGGGCCGCCGGTGCTGGGTAGCGAGCCGCTCAGCTTTCTCGCCGCCCTCCATGGGTTCAGCCGGTCGCAGATGTTCGAGGCGCGTCTGGTGCTCGAGGTCGCGGTGGCCGGGCTCGCGGCCGAGCGCGCCGCGCCGGACAAGATGATTGCGATGAGCGACGAGACGACCGGGATGTTTGCGTCGATGGACGAACCGGAGACCTTCCTCGAACACGACATCCGTTTTCACCAGGCGGTGGCGGCGGCGTCCGACAACCCGATTCTCGCCTCCGTGGTCGAGATGATTGCGAAGATGTTCTACGAGCTTCGTCGTCAGACGATCGGCCGCGCCCAGGACAAGAAGATCGCCGCCGAGGAACACCGGGCGATCTACCAGGCAATCCGCGCGCGTGATCCCGAGCGGGCCCGCCGGGCGATGGAAGACCATCTGCGGCGCGCGGCGCGCACGCAGGCACTGGAAGAGACGTAA